Proteins encoded in a region of the Alphaproteobacteria bacterium genome:
- the nadA gene encoding quinolinate synthase NadA — protein MVTPTLSPLTQTHKPDPFLIDSTLDVFAEIEALRKERNAVILAHYYQDSEIQDIADFVGDSLELSRKAASTDASTIVFCGVTFMGEVAKILNPHKTVLIPDLQAGCSLEESCQPQAFDFFRKKYPDHLVLTYINSSAEIKAMSDIIVTSSNAERIINQIPKDQPILFAPDKYLGAYLAKKTGRDMVLWQGTCIVHEQFSERSLIQLKTQHPAAHVIAHPECPEHLLRHASHIGSTSSLLSFTGRHPGSDFIVLTEAGIIHQMKKLSPGSRFYDVAGSEGSCTSCNHCPFMRLNTIEKLYLCLRDQTPALQVDMALLDQAKIPLVRMLEMS, from the coding sequence ATGGTTACACCGACTCTTTCACCTCTGACGCAGACACACAAACCCGATCCTTTTCTAATCGATAGCACCCTTGACGTGTTTGCCGAGATTGAAGCCTTGCGTAAAGAACGCAATGCGGTCATCCTTGCCCACTATTATCAGGACAGCGAAATTCAGGATATCGCCGATTTCGTCGGAGATTCCCTTGAGCTCTCTCGTAAAGCGGCGTCAACAGATGCCAGCACCATTGTTTTTTGTGGTGTTACTTTTATGGGTGAAGTCGCTAAAATCCTTAATCCCCATAAAACCGTACTGATCCCCGACCTTCAAGCCGGTTGCTCATTAGAAGAATCGTGCCAGCCGCAGGCATTTGATTTCTTCCGCAAAAAATATCCAGACCATCTGGTTTTGACTTATATAAACTCCTCAGCTGAGATCAAGGCAATGTCTGATATCATTGTAACCTCCTCTAATGCTGAACGAATCATCAACCAGATCCCGAAAGATCAACCCATCCTGTTTGCCCCTGATAAATATCTGGGCGCTTACCTGGCTAAAAAAACCGGTCGTGATATGGTTTTATGGCAAGGAACCTGTATTGTCCATGAGCAATTTTCTGAACGGTCTTTAATTCAGCTTAAAACCCAACATCCAGCAGCCCACGTCATTGCCCATCCTGAATGCCCCGAGCATTTACTCAGACATGCCAGCCATATTGGCTCCACCAGTTCGCTGCTAAGCTTTACCGGAAGACATCCTGGATCTGATTTTATCGTCCTCACCGAAGCTGGCATCATCCACCAGATGAAAAAACTCTCTCCGGGAAGTCGTTTTTATGACGTAGCGGGTTCGGAAGGTTCATGCACCTCCTGTAACCATTGTCCATTCATGAGACTCAATACCATCGAAAAACTCTATCTATGCCTGCGCGACCAAACGCCTGCCCTACAGGTGGACATGGCACTGTTAGACCAGGCAAAAATTCCGCTAGTACGCATGCTCGAAATGTCTTAG
- a CDS encoding AbrB/MazE/SpoVT family DNA-binding domain-containing protein has product MMITQKGQVTIPQDIREKYGFFPHTDIAFVEEDGKVYIKKTQSRLTKLRGIARGKFTTEEIMELTRDDSH; this is encoded by the coding sequence ATGATGATCACCCAAAAAGGACAAGTTACGATTCCCCAAGATATCCGTGAAAAGTATGGATTCTTCCCCCACACAGACATTGCTTTTGTAGAGGAAGATGGCAAAGTTTACATAAAAAAAACACAATCAAGATTGACAAAGCTTCGCGGCATTGCTAGAGGTAAATTTACCACAGAAGAAATTATGGAACTCACACGCGATGATTCTCATTGA
- a CDS encoding type II toxin-antitoxin system VapC family toxin — protein sequence MILIDSNVIIDIMTENPVWGEWSFNIVDSQLDTIAINPIIYAEISVKYEQMEPLDEAIQPFKRLDLPYEAAFLAGKAFLKYRTLGGKKETPLPDFFIGAHAAILDIPLITRDIHHYRAYFPRVKLIHPFS from the coding sequence ATGATTCTCATTGATAGCAATGTCATTATTGATATCATGACCGAAAATCCCGTATGGGGAGAATGGTCATTTAATATTGTGGACTCACAACTTGATACGATTGCAATCAACCCCATCATCTATGCCGAAATCTCTGTTAAATATGAACAGATGGAACCATTAGACGAAGCCATTCAACCGTTTAAACGATTGGACTTACCTTACGAAGCTGCATTTCTTGCTGGAAAAGCCTTTCTAAAATACCGCACCCTGGGTGGAAAAAAAGAGACTCCTCTGCCTGATTTTTTTATAGGTGCCCATGCAGCAATTTTAGATATTCCTCTGATCACACGGGATATTCATCACTATCGAGCATACTTCCCCCGTGTTAAACTGATTCACCCTTTTTCGTGA
- a CDS encoding NAD-dependent epimerase/dehydratase family protein: protein MRYLVTGGCGFIGSHLVDALIKQGHDVDILDNLSTGKRENAHKQANVIVGDICDEILVASLVRNADGCFHLAAVASVQKSVEAWLSTHKTNASGTVTIFDAIAHQKTQIPVVYASSAAVYGDNPKMPLTEDTPVNPITAYGADKYSCEVNGKVAYLVHGIPTLGLRFFNVYGPRQDPKSPYSGVISIFSNHIADNKPIKVFGDGEQMRDFIYVQDVVETMMRGMSQLSSRKGAWVLNVCTGQGTTLNRLIHTLEEVAGQRAISEYCPSRAGDIRVSLGDNHQLQRFLDHRPSIELHQGLSSLILELKGHV, encoded by the coding sequence ATGCGCTATTTAGTAACGGGTGGGTGTGGATTTATCGGATCTCATTTGGTGGATGCTTTGATTAAGCAGGGCCATGACGTGGATATTCTTGATAATTTATCAACGGGAAAACGTGAGAATGCGCATAAGCAAGCCAATGTTATTGTCGGCGATATCTGCGATGAAATATTGGTAGCAAGTTTAGTACGCAATGCCGATGGCTGTTTTCACCTGGCGGCGGTTGCGTCTGTTCAGAAATCGGTAGAAGCCTGGTTGAGTACCCATAAAACTAATGCCAGTGGCACGGTTACGATTTTTGATGCAATTGCTCATCAAAAAACGCAGATACCGGTGGTTTATGCATCCTCTGCTGCGGTCTATGGCGATAATCCTAAAATGCCCCTTACCGAGGACACGCCCGTGAATCCCATTACGGCGTATGGCGCGGATAAATATAGTTGTGAGGTTAATGGTAAGGTAGCGTATTTGGTCCATGGTATTCCAACACTTGGTTTGCGGTTTTTTAATGTCTATGGCCCAAGACAAGATCCTAAATCGCCATATTCCGGGGTTATTTCAATTTTCTCTAATCATATTGCTGACAATAAACCCATCAAAGTATTCGGTGATGGTGAACAGATGCGTGATTTTATCTATGTACAGGATGTGGTGGAAACCATGATGCGGGGAATGAGTCAATTATCATCGCGCAAAGGCGCTTGGGTTCTCAATGTTTGTACAGGCCAAGGAACAACATTGAACCGATTGATTCATACACTGGAAGAGGTAGCAGGACAGCGGGCAATCAGTGAATATTGTCCATCTCGTGCCGGCGATATCCGTGTGTCACTGGGGGATAATCATCAGTTGCAGCGGTTTTTGGATCATCGGCCTTCTATTGAACTGCACCAAGGCCTTTCCTCACTTATTTTAGAATTAAAAGGGCATGTATGA